In Rosa rugosa chromosome 4, drRosRugo1.1, whole genome shotgun sequence, the genomic stretch TAGATTTTTCCAGGGATTGAAAATCATAAATAAAGATATTTGACCCTAatagagtatttttttattttttatttttgatcaCGCTCATTGAGAATGTCTAATTTTGGTTCATTCCTACGTCCattatatatactattattaagagaatagagcttgctctccataactgaatttttttactaatttaccctttatatattaaaaattgTTGATTTAAAAATAATGAATAGGGATAATAAAGtcaatttataaaataaaattaaaaacaaaatcaaaataaaagtaGTGCAAACATGAGGAAACTCCCCACATCCCCACACACTCTTGAAGAAACATGTAGGCCCATGCTAGTTTGTATTAATAGAAGCACTTTGCATCGGGGTGACATAAATATGAGTATGCAACTGAAAAGGATTAATCAGAAACTTCCATAAACTATCAGATGGCATTACATGGTCTGATGCTCTTGGCCTCTCTTCTCGTTCTTCTttcatgcttaacagaaaccgcTTATGGAGGCATTCTATTATCTTCTCTGCCCAACACTCTTGATGTCTCTGCTTCGCCTCACAAACCAGACCAGGGTACGTACGTAACTAATtaatttccataaaaaaaatttccagCGCTTTGTTGTCCAAAATAAATCCTAATCTTTCAATCACGTACGTTTCTTTAAATTTTCAATATGATCCATGAAATTTacagttttattattattataattatttttttctctgtttttctaGTTAATACACCCGGAGTGTTGTTAAATTTTGTTGGAAACATAATAGCCGGAGAAGATAAACTCGGCGTCGTATGGTCTCTGAACAATAGTTTCCCAGTTGGTACCGAAGCGGCCTATAAGACGGTCAACATCAAGCTTTGCTACGCGCCGGTAAGTCAAGTGGGCAAGCCGGAGAGGAAGACGGAGGACGACCTCGACAAGGACAAGACATGCCAGATAGAGTTCTATACTGGACCTTACAACGCCTCTGTCAAGTGGCGGTACTACGAGTCGACTTTGGATCGCCACGTGCCTCACGCCTCGTACTTCGTACGCGCCTACGTGAACGACTCTGCTGGTGTTCTGGTGGCTTATGGTCAAAGCAGCGAACCGAACGGGAACGAGAACTACACTGTTAATATATTTGTGGTTAGCGGAAGCCACAAGAGGCCTAAGATGGTGTCGATTTGGTTCAGTGTCTTCGTTTTGCTCTTCTTTGTTGCTTAGAAGATAAGACATCAGAATAAAGGAAAAGTCAGCTCTGCctgattttttttctatcaGATATTGCCTGTGTGTTTGATATGGATATTTTCTTTCTATCAGATATTGATATAAATATTGCAACACTAAGATGCCTGTGAAAATTGTGCATATGTAATGATTATTACCAGCTCGCCATGTGCTTGGCCGATTTTGTGGTTCCAAAATTTTTGTTAGGCTAGCATACATTCATCATGTATTTTCTATGTCTGTATAGAATGTGCAAATCTCTATCTCTACTAATAAAGCGAGCAAGCAGCCGTTTACTGTTCATCTTGGGGAAACTTTCGAACTTCCGATTTTGCCCCTGTTTTTGCTCATGATTTACAGAGAAACAAAAAGGAGACAGGTGGCAAATAGAAAGGAAGGAGACGACATCGATCTGGCTTCTTCTGCGGATGGTGATATGATGGGAGACGGAGATGATGATGCTTTGATTTGGATTCTGCcgacataaaaaaaaaagttagttcAGCAAgacagagagtgagagagagaagaaaaagttcagaagaaagaagagaagcaACCAGAATCCAACAACATCCAGATTATAAAAAACAACAACATGCTCAGAGGTTATTCTTACAACAACATTACAACAAAATTATCGCGACCAAATACAACATTATCGCGTCGTAGAAGATCAAATAACCAGATGATCTGATGATTTTGTTACATATGCTCTGCGGCAATAAAacataatatgataattatatttgataattttaatcatattatTATTGATAATTATCAATATTTTAATggatcaaaatataaaatattatcACATATTATGAGGGATTTCAAAATATTATCACATATTATATCATGGGATAATGATAAAaaaggtcattttgaagtgccttattataattcaaacAGCACAAATGTccctatgataattaaggtcacctatTCACGTTCTACCACTGTACttcaatttaattacaaaactgccaCCGTCAGTTTTCTCTGGCGGTTTGTAAGAGGTAGACTAAAACGGCACTATTGTTTCGTCTTCTCCACATTACTTCGGAAATTCAAACCTCAAAAAACCGCTCAAACCTACTCCGAAATAGAGAAATATTAATCTCCGGCGGCCACATTCTTAGACACATACCTTCTCCGACGACTGTTTTGCTCAACGGTGAAGCAACGCCGACTCTGAAAAGTACTTCACagaaaaagccccaaattttagggatttgaagaattgcagaactcgaatcgtctacctcgaccgggtaatctttcagccttgattctcagaaacttctcttacttaatttcgagtcattgatatagtatttagttttggaattataagtcgaatatgatataattatttctgcatttgattctgaaacaaaacaattcgattccaagttttggtttgagtgaagatttaaagcttttttgagtggagatgatcaatgactgtcttcaaattttagtttgatgctgtaacatagccagtgacataggctactgactgggtatcatttgattttggaggggctctgtttccattttggtgtgatttgatacagagacatggacagtaacataacaatttatatggagataatgactgtgtgtcatgctgtttaggctttaggctttacttgaatggaaattctgctagtgcaaatacatattttataggctcagataatgaaactggccagtgaggtcactggccaggtcgctAGACAAGTCAAAGGCCAGATAAGTCACTGGAAAAGGCCAACTCATTGGCAACGTGTGTTAAACTCCTGTcaatgatcatgtaactgatcatgtaactggccatgtaactggccatgtaacttacaatgcatGCAACTtatcatgtaactggtcatgtaactgacgttgtaacttacaacatatgtaactggccaagtaactgatcatgtaactgacgttgtcaTTGAAATGagctgtaactgaccatgtaactgatcatgtaacttacaatatatgtatctggccaagtaactgactacgtaactgattatgtaactgcaaactcaatgctaaccttcttattttttcaacagaatttaaacatcagaaatggcaagaacaaaaagaaaagaaagggaaccaagcgatgatgacgaagactaccaagaggtggaatcagaagatgaagaacacgatcgaacgatacacagaaagaagaattcaaagaagagcttgaagaaatcaaaaaaaaggagacaggaagaaatagaaaaagaagaagaagaagaaccatcacTGAAGCAGATTCTCAAGAAGAGCttaaaatcaaaaaaaaaaaaagaggaagaaacagaagaagaagaaaaagtagaacaatcaccaaacaagggttcctctttggtgctatttcaaaaaactgaagcagcaccaaagaggaagagaaatgtgaaaccaggacatgtgcagtacaggtgcacattaataagtttcttgaacacaattaaagataacaagaagaatctcagtgcaagaacattagatttgctcaggcagtcaccatttggaaatattgtcgatgcattccatggtggctacatagaggagaagtcagccaagaaatctgatgatttcattacactcctcctgcaggcctacgaccatgaaactgacctcttcttctttggaaagaagaaattcaggatctcgacaagagatatttcaaagatcctaggaatgccagaaaaaggtgacttggtcccaaagacttctgagggtgcatatcagtccgactttgtccagcagtttttttcaaacacagcgagaattaacaagaaagccgtggagaaagctctgcaagatgcgctgaaagacaatccaacaacagaggatgggattgagaagaaggaaaaaaatgtggcaagattaatcttgctgGACTTGTCCATCAAGTTTCTGTTCCCAAACGCAGGAGGAACAATTTCATGGGACTACGTCAAAGCCTGCAAAAATTTGGATAAGATCGGATCTTATGACTGGGCAAGAGAAGTTGGAAGCTTCTTAAAAAAGTCTATAaagactttgaaaaagaaaaaggagtcaaGCAGCCCATATGGTAATACGGGGGGCTGCGTTCTGATAATACTGGTAAGTTACTGTCAGACTGagatgtaactggtcaagtcactaatCAAGACAAACTGCATGTCATTCGTCAAGTCactatgactaatttttttttgttttttgtgcaagcagtactggttctgtcaaaagactggaaaaatcaacccaatatctggaagggagaacgaagatcatgggatgagaaaatgggacatccagaagctgatacagaattggacaagttttaacagcttgaaaaaactagaggtattttcttctctgtcaaagtagttgtcactggccaagtaactatcTTGGTTAAAAGTCACCGATTAAGTCACTATCACACTGCATGTCAATGGCCAATTCACACTTCATGTCACTGGCCTTCATAACTGTTGTAAACATGTCATTGCTCATGTCACATAGCATGTCACTGACATATTGAATATGtttctttcagaaaatctttgaaaacctgaaggaggatagagaggaatcagaatccgaggaagaggagaatagatcagatgaagcaaagacagttccggaaagagaggaaaaaggaactgatgatcagaattgtgaaaacaaagaagataacctacaagttgaggtggctgaacaggaaacaacttcagaaaaaaacaagtgggagaaagagcttcagaaaaaggaggaggagataagaTATATCACTGTGGAGAAAGATAATTTGAAGACAAAACTGAACGAAAAGGAACAGGAACTCAGGAAAATCACGGAGGAAATGATGAATCTGGAGGAACGAAATGCTACACTTGTGACCGACAATTTCTGCCTTGCATCATcggtgaaggagttagagataaaattgaaggaattggagcaaatgttgagccaaaagactcacacctcaacagcagctcagcagcacagctccccaccacctacctctgcagaagaaaaaaatgaatcaaatggaGCTGCATCTAAGGCTGCTGAAAACGCAGAAAATAAAGATCAATCGACTCTTGAGGAAGCTCAGTCCCATGGCATCTGCACAGTCGAAGAATGtgtagcagcagcagcagctcaatctccacctcactgcacagtgcaagaagaaactcaatcgACAACTCCATCGCAAAAGGACTCACTGTTCCAGAGCCCCACAGTCTGCATGCTCACAGtcaaagaaatggaaaaacaaccTGACATGTTTCAGATAGTAAAAAGTCCTGTAGCTGCCGTGGCCTTCCACTTTGTACGTTGAGCCCagagaaagaggagaagacACCAGAGGAGAACAAAAAAGGAGAGTTAACAATGCGCCTTACAGAGCAACATTCTGGTGAAACTGTATCATCAATGGGTCTCTACTCTTACGTTGTGAGATTAAAGAATAGGAGAAGAATACAGAAAAAGGACAACATTTACTGGTGGGGGGATGTGAAAGCAAAAcgaaagaagaaagcaaaggagattgaagagagattgaaagaggctgaaaagaaagaaaaagaagaaaaagaaaaggagatgaAGGCCTCACTGCCAGATGCTGAACGTAAAAGGCTAGAACAGATGGTAGCACAACAGAAGTTGGACGATGTACCAGAGGATGTTCGGGAAGCAATAAGACAGATGGACGCTGCAGAAAATGCACAAATCAATAAAGAGCAAGAAGAGAAGCAGCTACCTCCTGAGGTCGTAGACTGGGAGGAGAGCAAAGTATACAAATTTATGGACCAGGACACCAAGAGGAGAGTCCAGAAATACTggcaaaatgcaccatcagggtaatactttaattaagtcaaaattctattttaaacttattgtcactggccaagtaactgtttatgtaactatcaaagtaactggccaagacgaaaattctattttaaacttattgtcactggccaagtcactgtccatgtaactgacaaagtaactggccaagtaaagtcgctggccaagtcactgtccatgtaactgTGGAAGTAACTGGCCAGGCCAAGTCATTGGCCATGTGATTGTTAAATAAACGACATCACTATCTATGTTACTTACACTATTCATTCTTTGCAGAGTATACTTCTGGGATGGAAGACAGTATGGAGCACAAGTTTCAAGACAGGATTTAAAAGATATGATCATGGACGAACCGATAGCAAGCAATTGCATCGAATGTTATGGAATTCTCTTGACTGATCAGCTGTTGGAGAAAGAATCACAAGGCTTGGATGTCCCAACTTTTATGAATCCCTTGTGCTGGGTAAGTAGTGGAACGATTATCAATCTACAATCAAAGCAAATGATTCTTAATTGATAATaacttgtcttctttttttcttacaaacagaattctgcagaaaatttgacGGTGTATTATGTACATCTGTACCTATGCGAACCACTGTTCCAGAATCTGGCAAGATCCAACTATATATTGTTCCCAATCTCACATGAATCAGGATTTCATCATACACTGCTCATTTTTGACAAGGAATTAAAGAACTGGTCCCACTGTGATTCAAAAAGACCGAAAAAATCATCAACtggaaaatcctttaaaaatgtACAAAAAATGGTATGGAACACTTTCGTCAtactaatttcatatatttaatttaagcaGAAAGCATATTATTGATTATGTTGCGATGTTGGAAATGCAGGTTGACATGGTAGAACTTTGGATGACAGCAGTAAAAGAACAAGCCGATGACATGCTGGAACAGGGATGCagaatgaaatttgatgaaaagaacagttcagaagaagaactgaaaatgATGGAAGTTCCATTGACTGAAACCGAGAGAGAAAGCATAAAGTGGATCAAGAATAACTATAAAACAAAAATGGCAGTGACAGAACTCAAAGACAACCCTCAGCAAGGAGAAGATTCGTAAGTACACAGCTCTTTAAAAATGTCAATATAATCATTATAAAGTTCAAattcatttacttcaatttttatatgatgAACAGATTGGATTGCGGACTTTTTGTAATGTACACAATGGAGAAAATTTCGAAAAAAGGGAAAATTCCAAAGAAGCTCACAAAGGATGATATTTTGGAAGTTTAGAGCTCATGTTGTAAAGTCATTTGCAGAAAGTAGGCACAGCTGGAACTCAACACATGAAGAATCGTAGAAATTTGTTTAGGGAATAGGATAGGTTATATAGTTTTTTCGAATTGATTCATCATATATATCCATTCATTTGTTCAAtcggaatttcaattttttaatattttcttgcaGATATTGCTTCAGTATATAAAAGTTTGTTTGATATGATCTTCTGAAACGAATTCATGTACTTAGGTACCTTTTAAAGTAAGTAACTGGCTAAGTTACAGAGACACTGAATGTCACTGGAAATGGCAACCTGTATGTCatagaccaagtcactggtcaagtcactgtacGTCTCAAGTAACTGGCAAAGTCACTGAAAACGTAACTGCCCAAGTAACTAGCCTAGACACTAAACGAGTCAATCAATAAGTCTACAGATCTTATAGCAAGACACTGAACAAGTAATCAGCCATGATTTGgcaaaaataattgtaaaaggtaatgtcatgagccaatacataaagcaagtaactgtaaaaaaattcatgtccttatgtaccctataaagtaactggccaagtcactggccaagtaactgtaaaaaaattcatgtccttatgcaccctataaagtaactggccaagtcactggcaaagtaactgacaaagtcactcactagcaaaagacaagacattaccaaactgatctttttatttttaaatgcagcgtgccgctgcaccgcaactgcagcgttccgctgcacaacaacaaacaaagtttaagtttcaattaaaaatctgtaaaagctaatgtcatgaaccaatacataaagcaagtaactgtaaaaaaaattcatgtccttatgtaccctataaagtaactggccaagtcactggccaagtaactttaAAAACTAATGTCATGAGCCAATAATAGAACAAGTACAAGTACCTGTAAAAATTAAagtcactgcttatgtcacttTCTATGTTTGAAATTACCTATCTAACCATTCAACTACAAGTAAACTGCCAGTGGCAGTTATCTAACCCGAGCGCGACTATTTCTCTTGGTTCATtttcacaatttcaaaactcaGAGAAACTGTATACGATTTTTGCCCTAAACTCACAGAAACTGgtcaaagattttctctccgACTAAAACAGCGGACAACGACTGCTTTCCTCCACCGTAAACGGTGGGTAAGCAAGAGTGATTCACCGACTAAGCcccaaattctagggttctacAAATTTACCGAAAATTTACCGGTaacttcctcctccttctttcatataatttcgatttgaatagcttgcgttttgtttgaattagaaaA encodes the following:
- the LOC133744946 gene encoding uncharacterized protein LOC133744946 — encoded protein: MRKWDIQKLIQNWTSFNSLKKLEKIFENLKEDREESESEEEENRSDEAKTVPEREEKGTDDQNCENKEDNLQVEVAEQETTSEKNKWEKELQKKEEEIRYITVEKDNLKTKLNEKEQELRKITEEMMNLEERNATLVTDNFCLASSVKDCRGLPLCTLSPEKEEKTPEENKKGELTMRLTEQHSGETVSSMGLYSYVVRLKNRRRIQKKDNIYWWGDVKAKRKKKAKEIEERLKEAEKKEKEEKEKEMKASLPDAERKRLEQMVAQQKLDDVPEDVREAIRQMDAAENAQINKEQEEKQLPPEVVDWEESKVYKFMDQDTKRRVQKYWQNAPSGVYFWDGRQYGAQVSRQDLKDMIMDEPIASNCIECYGILLTDQLLEKESQGLDVPTFMNPLCWNSAENLTVYYVHLYLCEPLFQNLARSNYILFPISHESGFHHTLLIFDKELKNWSHCDSKRPKKSSTGKSFKNVQKMVDMVELWMTAVKEQADDMLEQGCRMKFDEKNSSEEELKMMEVPLTETERESIKWIKNNYKTKMAVTELKDNPQQGEDSLDCGLFVMYTMEKISKKGKIPKKLTKDDILEV
- the LOC133745409 gene encoding high-affinity nitrate transporter-activating protein 2.1-like yields the protein MALHGLMLLASLLVLLSCLTETAYGGILLSSLPNTLDVSASPHKPDQVNTPGVLLNFVGNIIAGEDKLGVVWSLNNSFPVGTEAAYKTVNIKLCYAPVSQVGKPERKTEDDLDKDKTCQIEFYTGPYNASVKWRYYESTLDRHVPHASYFVRAYVNDSAGVLVAYGQSSEPNGNENYTVNIFVVSGSHKRPKMVSIWFSVFVLLFFVA